Proteins encoded in a region of the Zea mays cultivar B73 chromosome 2, Zm-B73-REFERENCE-NAM-5.0, whole genome shotgun sequence genome:
- the LOC100384489 gene encoding uncharacterized protein LOC100384489: MKKAVSVRGGGKGGTAPTDLLVCFAARQHLALMPKPICSPSRATMDKAAAARRRQLQLQLPGASAAAGGARVRGGSSPMFRGSKAKQRAEEEEEPQSPKVTCAGQIKVSRPKKVKPASTAAAKHSSDGAGGARSWLTVMEEIERLHGRRKKAGWLENLGIRRHALPFVGGALRSLRSKARCFGSLHAAAVDSSVDSDGNGNGNDAAGRGSERGAGGSAAASVFYKWLMVLEGDQEPLEQDETRYDEEFGQGEDVERQVGKETDEGTNGPTSAPPPNALLLMRCRSAPATGLSMSRRRTCEQLAGVVEQGKGAAGGVPGDAETEEDKEELAFTCTAPGFMKLSLDIAKETWVVGGRDPIARSRSWKR; encoded by the coding sequence ATGAAGAAGGCGGTGTCAGTGAGAGGAGGTGGGAAGGGAGGCACAGCCCCTACGGACCTCCTGGTCTGCTTCGCCGCTCGGCAGCACCTGGCGCTGATGCCCAAGCCCATCTGCAGTCCGTCTCGGGCCACCATGGACAAGGCAGCCGCCGCGCGCCGGCGCCAGCTCCAGCTCCAGCTGCCGGGCGCCAGCGCTGCTGCAGGTGGTGCGAGAGTGCGCGGCGGGAGTAGCCCGATGTTCCGGGGGTCCAAGGCGAAGCAGAGggcggaggaagaagaggagccgCAGTCGCCCAAGGTCACGTGCGCTGGCCAGATCAAGGTCAGCCGGCCCAAGAAGGTGAAGCCGGCCTCGACGGCAGCGGCGAAGCACAGTAGCGACGGCGCCGGCGGCGCCAGGAGCTGGCTCACCGTGATGGAGGAGATCGAGCGGCTTCACGGCCGCAGGAAGAAGGCGGGCTGGCTCGAGAACCTCGGGATCAGGCGGCACGCGCTGCCGTTCGTAGGCGGCGCGCTCCGGAGCCTACGGTCCAAGGCACGCTGCTTTGGTTCCCTCCATGCCGCGGCCGTGGACTCCTCCGTTGACTCCGACGGCAACGGCAATGGCAACGACGCGGCGGGGCGTGGAAGTGAGCGCGGAGCCGGAGGGAGCGCCGCGGCCAGCGTATTCTACAAGTGGCTCATGGTGCTCGAAGGCGACCAGGAGCCCCTGGAGCAAGACGAAACCAGGTACGACGAGGAATTCGGTCAGGGAGAAGACGTCGAGCGGCAGGTGGGAAAGGAGACGGACGAGGGCACGAACGGGCCGACGTCCGCGCCGCCGCCGAACGCGCTGCTGCTCATGCGCTGCCGCTCGGCGCCGGCGACTGGGCTGTCCATGTCCAGAAGGAGGACGTGTGAGCAGTTGGCTGGCGTGGTCGAACAAGGGAAAGGGGCCGCGGGCGGCGTGCCGGGAGACGCTGAAACAGAGGAGGACAAGGAGGAGCTGGCGTTCACGTGCACAGCGCCCGGCTTCATGAAGCTGTCACTGGACATCGCCAAGGAGACGTGGGTCGTCGGTGGCCGGGACCCGATCGCGAGGAGCCGGAGCTGGAAGAGGTGA